Proteins encoded within one genomic window of Platichthys flesus chromosome 17, fPlaFle2.1, whole genome shotgun sequence:
- the rfx5 gene encoding DNA-binding protein RFX5, with protein MSEDHRHQRAEASRRGDGGLEAGEGDTEPSMLQQRLKNNISKSVQTKVDQILQDVQRFSDNDKLYLYLQLPSGPGSGDKSVGDSSSFNTADQLHTCNWIRSHLEEHSDTCLPKQDVYETYKRYCENLQHRPLSAANFGKIIRDIFPNIKARRLGGRGQSKYCYSGIRRKTVLNMPLLPNLDLKNDPAELTELVQTYKQEVTEAACELICDWAQKILKRSFDTVVEIARYLIQEHIVNPRCSQAELVTSAALAGGPAKPHKVIKKAPVVSKAESDGAADQKREPGESSSLKLPSGDKSSATKPSSLDAPPPPSSSSSSSSSSLRPAVEAFMKQLPRILPRSSIPDKTQLSVRSSPPSLAPKDASGVGGVSGPGGPAAAAGASGVGVKVIAMATLPQQQGGPVPVMILPQGVLSYERETVAPPPPPLPPSQPQNVPAAPTSVVQKARGNVTKRPLEVGTSAGAPGTCGGSAANTHPVKRKRGRPRKPRPEDALPAQPPCVLPPQPPLHAPPSHPPIITSLTGGVIQKACSSSSSCSSQPVLELVIQDQPGLVLSQLPALSEQRDVVIQCQPRGGAEPERHCRPLLLLQAPGKPSWELAASGRTPMVEVIQKAPRPSNNKSSASVPMAHLPHLPPPPPLSLPMLHEAGGEVEIMLTPVELHVNPTLPLPSSSSSAAPAPSPSISSSMGGRGQEEEGGRRESSTSSKREGH; from the exons ATGTCGGAGGACCACCGGCACCAGCGGGCCGAAGCCTCCCGGCGGGGGGATGGCGGTCTGGAGGCGGGGGAGGGCGACACGGAGCCCAGCATGTTGCAGCAGAgactgaaaaacaacatctc AAAGAGCGTTCAGACCAAAGTGGATCAGATCCTG CAAGACGTCCAGCGTTTCTCCGACAATGACAAGCTGTACCTGTACCTCCAGTTGCCCTCGGGACCCGGCTCCGGAGACAAGAG tgtcGGGGACTCCAGCTCGTTCAACACAGCCGACCAGCTTCACACCTGTAACTGGATCCGCAGTCACCTGGAGGAGCACTCGGACACCTGCCTGCCCAAACAGGACGTCTACGAGACGTACAA GAGATACTGTGAGAACCTGCAGCATCGACCTCTGAGCGCCGCCAACTTCGGGAAGATCATCAGAGACATTTTCCCCAACATCAAGGCCCGACGGCTCGGGGGCAGAGGACAATCCAA ATACTGTTACAGCGGCATCAGGAGGAAGACGGTGCTCAACATGCCTCTGCTGCCAAACCTGGATCTGAAGAACGACCcg gCGGAGCTGACGGAGCTAGTTCAGACCTACAAGCAGGAAGTGACAGAGGCGGCATGTGAGCTGATCTGCGATTGGGCTCAGAAGATCCTGAAGCGTTCCTTCGACACGGTGGTGGAGATTGCTCGCTACCTGATCCAGGAGCACATTGTGAACCCTCGCTGCAGCCAGGCTGAGCTGGTCACGTCTGCAGCGCTCGCAG GAGGTCCAGCCAAACCCCACAAGGTCATCAAGAAAGCTCCGGTTGTTTCGAAAGCTGAGTCGGACGGAGCCGCAGATCAGAAG AGGGAGCCTGGAGAATCGTCCTCACTGAAGCTGCCGTCTGGAGACAAATCATCCGCCACCAAGCCCTCCTCCCTGGAcgctccgcctcctccctcctcctcctcctcttcctcctcttcctctctgcgcCCTGCG GTGGAGGCGTTCATGAAGCAGTTACCCAGAATCCTCCCCCGTAGCTCCATCCCCGATAAAACCCAGCTCTCTGTCCGCTCGTCTCCGCCCTCTCTGGCGCCCAAGGACGCCTCAGGTGTCGGGGGGGTATCTGGACCTGGAGGTCCGGCTGCTGCCGCTGGTGCCAGCGGGGTTGGGGTGAAGGTCATTGCCATGGCAACGTTGCCCCAGCAGCAAGGCGGCCCTGTCCCGGTGATGATCTTGCCTCAGGGCGTCCTGTCCTACGAGAGAGAGACGGTCGCCCCGCCCccaccacctctccctccttctcagCCGCAAAACGTCCCAGCAGCCCCCACCTCTGTGGTCCAGAAGGCTCGAGGGAACGTCACCAAGCGCCCCCTGGAGGTGGGGACGTCCGCTGGTGCACCAGGCACGTGTGGTGGCTCTGCTGCCAACACTCATCCAGTGAAACGGAAACGTGGCCGACCAAGGAAACCTAGACCAGAGGACGCGCTGCCTGCTCAGCCTCCTtgtgttcttcctcctcagccccCACTCCATGCACCTCCTTCCCACCCTCCCATCATCACCTCCCTGACCGGTGGTGTCATCCAGAAAGCAtgctcttcctcgtcctcctgctcctcacagcCAGTACTGGAGCTGGTGATCCAGGACCAGCCCGGCCTGGTTCTGAGTCAGCTGCCGGCGCTGTCGGAGCAGCGCGACGTGGTGATACAGTGTCAGCCGCGGGGGGGGGCTGAGCCCGAACGCCACTGTcgaccgctgctgctgctccaggctCCAGGGAAGCCCAGCTGGGAGCTGGCAGCATCAGGACGGACGCCGATGGTGGAGGTCATCCAGAAGGCTCCAAGACCAAGCAATAACAAGAGCAGCGCTTCTGTCCCCATGGcccacctcccccacctcccccctcctcctcccctttccTTGCCCATGCTACACGAGGCGGGGGGGGAGGTCGAAATAATGTTGACACCGGTGGAGCTGCACGTCAACCCGACGTTGCCTcttcccagctcctcctcctctgctgctcccgCCCCCTCGCCGTctatctcctcctccatgggggggaggggccaggaggaggagggggggcgacGAGAGAGCAGCACCTCctcaaagagagagggacattag